A single Streptomyces mirabilis DNA region contains:
- a CDS encoding DUF4245 domain-containing protein, translating into MAGTKGKQSVRDMLLSLGLIGLMAGVIYIFIPHDDSAPPLKRVDYRVELLTARRAASYPVAAPVGLPTAWKATSVRYDGTEFDAWHLGFHDPDGQYVAIEQSTQRAAAFIDSASQGAKETKATQRIGDATWQRYEGDTYDALVLKAKGATTVVTGTASFGQLTKMAEALKTS; encoded by the coding sequence GTGGCAGGTACGAAAGGCAAGCAGAGCGTCCGGGACATGCTCCTCTCCCTGGGTCTGATCGGGCTCATGGCGGGCGTGATCTACATCTTCATCCCGCATGACGACTCCGCGCCTCCTCTCAAGCGCGTCGACTACCGCGTCGAGCTGCTCACGGCGCGCCGCGCGGCGTCGTATCCCGTGGCGGCACCCGTGGGTCTGCCGACGGCGTGGAAGGCGACCTCGGTGCGGTACGACGGCACCGAGTTCGATGCCTGGCACCTGGGCTTCCACGACCCCGACGGTCAGTACGTGGCGATCGAGCAGTCCACTCAGCGTGCGGCCGCCTTCATCGACTCGGCCAGCCAGGGCGCCAAGGAGACGAAGGCCACCCAGCGGATCGGTGACGCGACGTGGCAGCGGTACGAGGGCGACACGTACGACGCCCTCGTGCTCAAGGCCAAGGGGGCGACCACCGTGGTGACCGGGACGGCGT
- the glpX gene encoding class II fructose-bisphosphatase has product MTEHHLPSELEVPSEAPDRNLALELVRVTEAAAMAAGRWVGRGDKIGADGAAVRAMRTLVSTVSMNGVVVIGEGEKDEAPMLFNGERVGDGTGPECDIAVDPIDGTTLTAKGMENAIAVLAAADRGTMFDPSAVFYMDKLVTGPEAADFVDINAPVSVNIRRVAKAKKSSPEDVTVVILDRPRHEGIIKEIRETGARIKLISDGDVAGSILALREGTGIDLLLGIGGTPEGIISACAVKCLGGTIQGKLWPKDDEERQRAVDAGHDLDRVLFTDDLVSGENVFFVATGITDGELLRGVRYRAETATTESIVMRSKSGTVRQIRSEHRLSKLRAYSAIDFDRAK; this is encoded by the coding sequence ATGACCGAGCATCATCTGCCGTCCGAACTCGAGGTCCCTTCCGAGGCCCCCGACCGAAATCTCGCCCTGGAACTCGTCCGGGTCACCGAGGCCGCCGCGATGGCCGCGGGCCGCTGGGTAGGCCGCGGCGACAAGATCGGCGCCGACGGCGCCGCCGTCCGGGCCATGCGGACCCTCGTCTCCACCGTCTCGATGAACGGCGTCGTCGTCATCGGTGAAGGCGAGAAGGACGAGGCCCCGATGCTCTTCAACGGGGAGCGCGTCGGCGACGGGACCGGTCCCGAGTGCGACATCGCCGTCGACCCGATCGACGGGACCACGCTCACCGCCAAGGGCATGGAGAACGCGATCGCGGTGCTGGCCGCCGCCGACCGCGGCACCATGTTCGACCCGTCCGCGGTCTTCTACATGGACAAGCTGGTCACCGGGCCGGAGGCCGCCGACTTCGTCGACATCAACGCGCCCGTCTCGGTGAACATCCGACGGGTCGCCAAGGCCAAGAAGTCCTCGCCCGAGGACGTCACCGTCGTGATCCTCGACCGGCCACGCCACGAGGGGATCATCAAGGAGATCCGCGAGACCGGCGCCCGGATCAAGCTGATCTCCGACGGCGACGTCGCGGGCTCGATCCTCGCGCTGCGCGAGGGCACGGGCATCGACCTGCTCCTCGGCATCGGCGGTACGCCCGAGGGCATCATCTCCGCCTGCGCCGTGAAGTGCCTGGGCGGCACCATCCAGGGCAAGCTGTGGCCCAAGGACGACGAGGAGCGGCAGCGCGCGGTGGACGCCGGGCACGACCTCGACCGTGTGCTGTTCACCGACGACCTGGTCTCCGGCGAGAACGTGTTCTTCGTCGCCACCGGGATCACGGACGGGGAGCTGCTGCGCGGGGTGCGCTACCGGGCGGAGACCGCGACCACCGAGTCGATCGTGATGCGGTCCAAGTCGGGTACGGTCCGCCAGATTCGGTCGGAGCATCGGCTGAGCAAGTTGCGGGCGTACAGCGCGATCGACTTCGACCGAGCGAAGTAG
- a CDS encoding WhiB family transcriptional regulator codes for MLQPPHQSLQVAAVPAQRAPVRDRDQEAPWHTEAVCRRDEAGLFFAPSKEPTAARLSREEAAKRVCARCPVMVECREHALLQPEPYGVWGGLTAAERRVVLARRRRRDLELKKAARGTIAAAG; via the coding sequence GTGCTGCAACCGCCGCATCAGTCCCTGCAGGTAGCTGCCGTTCCGGCCCAGCGGGCGCCAGTGCGGGACAGGGATCAGGAAGCCCCATGGCACACGGAGGCGGTGTGCCGCAGGGACGAGGCCGGCCTGTTCTTCGCGCCCTCCAAGGAGCCCACGGCCGCCCGGCTGTCCCGCGAGGAGGCGGCGAAGCGCGTCTGCGCCCGCTGTCCCGTCATGGTCGAGTGCCGCGAACACGCGCTGCTGCAACCCGAACCGTACGGAGTGTGGGGCGGCCTCACCGCCGCCGAGCGCCGCGTGGTGCTCGCCCGGCGCCGCCGCCGCGACCTGGAACTCAAGAAGGCCGCCCGCGGCACGATAGCCGCGGCGGGCTGA
- a CDS encoding DUF1707 SHOCT-like domain-containing protein: MDLQKRTETRASDADRDRIADILRDALAEGRLTADEHAERVEGVLATKTVGELDRFVQDLPAARAGRATPAYTSVPNRPQPGGIPAEADENVVAVFSAAVRKGRWRAGRRIHAYAVFGTVDIDLSEAIFEYQQVVIKAISVFGNVEIKVPENVSLRGSGGGVLGNFETHTTDAGDSDAPVVYVEGFAVLGNIEARPKRGKLVADILDRTMDRVDRTLRKHLDR, encoded by the coding sequence GTGGACCTTCAGAAGCGCACCGAAACCCGGGCCTCCGACGCCGACCGTGACCGGATCGCCGACATTCTGCGCGATGCCCTCGCCGAGGGGCGCCTCACCGCCGACGAGCATGCCGAGCGGGTCGAGGGGGTGCTGGCCACGAAGACGGTGGGAGAGCTCGACCGGTTCGTCCAGGACCTGCCCGCCGCGCGCGCGGGCCGCGCGACCCCCGCGTACACGTCCGTGCCCAACCGCCCCCAGCCGGGCGGCATCCCGGCCGAGGCCGACGAGAACGTGGTGGCGGTGTTCAGCGCCGCCGTGCGCAAGGGCCGCTGGCGCGCCGGGCGCCGCATCCACGCGTACGCCGTTTTCGGCACCGTCGACATCGACCTCAGCGAGGCGATCTTCGAGTACCAACAGGTCGTGATCAAGGCGATTTCGGTCTTCGGCAACGTCGAGATCAAGGTCCCGGAGAACGTCTCGCTGCGCGGCAGCGGCGGCGGAGTCCTCGGCAACTTCGAGACGCACACCACGGACGCGGGCGACTCCGACGCCCCCGTGGTCTACGTCGAGGGCTTCGCGGTGCTGGGGAACATCGAGGCACGGCCCAAGCGCGGCAAGCTCGTCGCCGACATCCTCGACCGCACGATGGACCGCGTGGACAGGACTTTGCGCAAGCACCTCGACCGTTGA
- a CDS encoding fumarate hydratase has translation MPEFAYTDLLPQGEDTTPYRLVTSEGVSTFKADGRTFLKVEPEALRKLAAEAIHDIQHYLRPAHLAQLRRIIDDPEASGNDKFVALDLLKNANIAAAGVLPMCQDTGTAIVMGKRGQNVLTEGGDEEALSRGIYDAYTKLNLRYSQMAPLTMWEEKNTGSNLPAQIELYATDGGAYKFLFMAKGGGSANKSFLYQETKAVLNEASMMKFLEEKIRSLGTAACPPYHLAIVVGGTSAEYALKTAKYASAHYLDEIPAEGSELGHGFRDKDLEQKVFELTQKIGIGAQFGGKYFCHDVRVVRLPRHGASCPVAIAVSCSADRQAVAKITAEGVFLEQLETDPARFLPETTDEHLDSAGDDVVRIDLNQPMDGILAELTKYPVKTRLSLSGPLVVARDIAHAKIKERLDAGEEMPQYLKDHPVYYAGPAKTPEGYASGSFGPTTAGRMDSYVEQFQAAGGSKVMLAKGNRSAQVTGACDAHGGFYLGSIGGPAARLAQDCIKKVEVVEYEELGMEAVWKIEVEDFPAFIVVDDKGNDFFKDPAPSPTFTSIPVRGPGLA, from the coding sequence GTGCCTGAGTTCGCGTACACCGATCTGCTCCCCCAGGGAGAGGACACCACCCCGTACCGGCTGGTGACCTCCGAGGGTGTCTCCACCTTCAAGGCCGACGGGCGCACGTTCCTCAAGGTCGAGCCGGAGGCGCTGCGCAAGCTCGCCGCGGAGGCCATCCACGACATTCAGCACTATCTGCGGCCCGCGCACCTGGCGCAGCTGCGGCGCATCATCGACGACCCCGAGGCGTCCGGCAACGACAAGTTCGTCGCCCTGGACCTGCTGAAGAACGCGAACATCGCGGCCGCCGGCGTGCTGCCCATGTGCCAGGACACCGGCACCGCGATCGTCATGGGCAAGCGCGGACAGAACGTGCTCACCGAGGGCGGCGACGAGGAGGCCCTCTCGCGCGGCATCTACGACGCGTACACCAAGCTGAACCTGCGCTACTCGCAGATGGCTCCGCTCACCATGTGGGAGGAGAAGAACACCGGGTCCAACCTTCCGGCGCAGATCGAGCTGTACGCGACCGACGGCGGCGCCTACAAGTTCCTGTTCATGGCCAAGGGCGGCGGTTCGGCGAACAAGAGCTTCCTGTACCAGGAGACGAAGGCCGTTCTGAACGAGGCCTCCATGATGAAGTTCCTGGAGGAGAAGATCCGTTCACTGGGCACGGCCGCCTGCCCGCCGTACCACCTGGCGATCGTGGTCGGCGGCACGAGCGCCGAGTACGCCCTGAAGACAGCGAAGTACGCCTCCGCGCACTACCTGGACGAGATTCCGGCCGAGGGCTCGGAGCTCGGGCACGGCTTCCGGGACAAGGACCTGGAGCAGAAGGTCTTCGAGCTGACCCAGAAGATCGGCATCGGCGCGCAGTTCGGCGGCAAGTACTTCTGTCACGACGTGCGCGTGGTGCGTCTGCCGCGGCACGGCGCGTCCTGCCCCGTCGCGATCGCGGTGTCCTGCTCCGCCGACCGCCAGGCCGTCGCGAAGATCACCGCCGAGGGCGTGTTCCTGGAGCAGCTGGAGACCGACCCCGCGCGCTTCCTGCCGGAGACCACGGACGAGCACCTGGACTCCGCCGGGGACGACGTCGTCCGGATCGATCTGAACCAGCCGATGGACGGCATCCTGGCCGAGCTGACGAAGTACCCGGTCAAGACCCGGCTCTCGCTCTCCGGCCCGCTCGTCGTGGCGCGCGACATCGCGCACGCCAAGATCAAGGAGCGGCTGGACGCGGGCGAGGAGATGCCGCAGTACCTGAAGGACCACCCGGTGTACTACGCCGGTCCGGCCAAGACCCCCGAGGGTTACGCGTCGGGTTCGTTCGGCCCCACCACCGCCGGCCGCATGGACTCCTATGTGGAGCAGTTCCAGGCCGCGGGCGGCTCCAAGGTGATGCTCGCGAAGGGCAACCGTTCCGCGCAGGTCACAGGCGCCTGCGACGCGCACGGCGGCTTCTACCTCGGCTCCATCGGCGGCCCCGCCGCGCGGCTCGCCCAGGACTGCATCAAGAAGGTCGAGGTCGTCGAGTACGAGGAGCTCGGCATGGAGGCCGTCTGGAAGATCGAGGTCGAGGACTTCCCGGCGTTCATCGTCGTCGACGACAAGGGCAACGACTTCTTCAAGGACCCGGCACCCTCCCCGACGTTCACGTCGATCCCGGTGCGGGGGCCTGGGCTGGCGTAG
- a CDS encoding SH3 domain-containing protein, which yields MIGRTLRNGLVAAIAAVAVFPVTAVASAAPAAPHVPARGAASSPVASSSWYPASSQSSIPGLQRASHALSLAPRYHHKHYVITHTHHHARHVLGRVTTRHTRLNVRSGPGTGYRVVGSRRAGRVVTLVCKRNGSSVMGNSRWYKLAHGRGYVSAHYVRNSRAVRWC from the coding sequence ATGATTGGTCGCACTTTGCGCAACGGCCTGGTGGCCGCGATCGCGGCTGTCGCCGTCTTCCCGGTGACAGCCGTCGCCTCCGCCGCCCCGGCCGCTCCACACGTTCCCGCCCGGGGCGCCGCGTCCTCGCCGGTCGCGTCGTCGAGCTGGTACCCGGCGTCTTCGCAGTCCTCGATCCCCGGCCTCCAGCGCGCCTCGCACGCCCTGTCACTGGCCCCGAGGTACCACCACAAGCACTACGTGATCACCCACACGCACCACCACGCCCGGCACGTCCTGGGCCGGGTGACCACCCGCCACACGCGTCTGAACGTCCGGTCCGGTCCGGGCACCGGCTACCGGGTCGTCGGCTCGCGTCGGGCCGGCCGCGTGGTGACTCTCGTCTGCAAGAGGAACGGTTCCTCCGTCATGGGCAACTCGCGCTGGTACAAGCTCGCCCACGGCCGGGGCTACGTCTCCGCCCACTACGTCCGCAACAGCCGCGCCGTCCGCTGGTGCTGA
- a CDS encoding helix-turn-helix domain-containing protein, translated as MRVKRQPLPDSLDETEHSNAVRTKTEHINTGHIDTESIGTESIGTEDIDEEQLLMERLRCLKQRTGLSLAALASVTPFSKSTWHRYLSGDQFPPRSAVESLGRLADTDPGPLLSLWDAASRAQSRAATPPLGAPVPQAAVPDAPVRGRRVRGADRAVIALAAMAATVVVTAGAADVLDPDQPAAPTSASCRGRDCQGQFPTSEACGRDARTESTVTRAGQVVLLRFSPSCATVWSEVRTRTGGAREISIRSDQDELSAAYRGDPSDGYSSPMLAASSPRGAEACAKVGGTSACTGPLGGSRS; from the coding sequence GTGAGGGTCAAGAGACAGCCGCTGCCCGACTCGTTGGACGAGACAGAACACAGCAACGCAGTACGTACAAAAACAGAACATATCAACACGGGGCACATCGACACGGAAAGCATCGGCACGGAAAGCATCGGCACGGAGGACATCGACGAGGAGCAGCTGCTGATGGAGCGGCTCCGGTGCCTCAAGCAGCGGACGGGCCTGAGTCTGGCCGCGCTGGCCTCCGTCACCCCGTTCAGCAAGTCGACCTGGCACCGCTATCTGAGCGGCGATCAGTTTCCGCCGCGCTCGGCGGTCGAGTCGCTCGGCCGTCTGGCGGACACCGACCCGGGTCCTCTTCTCTCCCTGTGGGACGCCGCGTCCCGGGCCCAGTCAAGGGCGGCGACCCCGCCCCTGGGGGCCCCGGTCCCACAGGCCGCGGTTCCGGACGCGCCGGTTCGGGGCCGGCGCGTCCGGGGGGCCGACCGGGCCGTCATCGCCCTTGCGGCGATGGCGGCCACGGTGGTGGTCACCGCGGGCGCCGCCGACGTCCTCGACCCCGACCAGCCCGCGGCCCCCACGAGCGCCTCCTGCCGGGGCCGTGACTGCCAGGGGCAGTTCCCGACCTCCGAGGCCTGCGGCCGTGACGCTCGTACGGAGAGCACCGTCACGCGCGCCGGGCAGGTCGTGCTGCTGCGTTTCTCCCCCTCGTGCGCGACGGTCTGGTCGGAGGTCCGCACCAGGACCGGCGGGGCGCGGGAGATCTCGATCAGATCCGACCAGGACGAGCTGTCCGCCGCCTACCGGGGCGACCCCTCGGACGGCTACAGCAGCCCGATGCTGGCCGCGTCGAGCCCGCGCGGGGCGGAGGCCTGCGCCAAGGTCGGCGGGACGTCGGCGTGCACCGGCCCGCTCGGCGGCTCACGGAGCTGA
- a CDS encoding class II fumarate hydratase, with translation MADEQAAPYRIEHDSMGEVRVPADAKWRAQTQRAVENFPVSGQRLERAHIEALALIKGAAAKVNAKLGVVDKDVAEAIQEAAGEVAEGRWDAHFPVDVFQTGSGTSSNMNTNEVIATLATERLGRDVHPNDHVNASQSSNDVFPSSIHIAATAAVTRDLVPALEHLAAALERKAEEFADVVKSGRTHLMDATPVTLGQEFGGYAAQVRYGVERLRASLPRLAELPLGGTAVGTGINTPPGFSAAVIAEVARATGLPLTEARDHFEAQGARDGIVETSGQLRTIAVGLTKIANDLRWMASGPRTGLAEISLPDLQPGSSIMPGKVNPVIPEAVLMVAAQVMGNDATVAVAGAAGNFELNVMLPVIAKNVLESVRLLTNVSRLLADRTVDGIVAHRERAREYAESSPSVVTPLNKYIGYEEAAKVAKKALAERRTIRQVVLESGYVERGDLTLEQLDEALDVLRMTHP, from the coding sequence ATGGCCGACGAACAGGCAGCCCCGTACCGGATCGAGCACGACTCCATGGGTGAGGTCAGGGTGCCCGCGGACGCGAAGTGGCGGGCCCAGACCCAGCGGGCGGTGGAGAACTTCCCCGTCTCGGGTCAGCGTCTGGAGCGCGCGCACATCGAGGCGCTGGCGCTGATCAAGGGCGCGGCCGCCAAGGTCAACGCGAAGCTGGGGGTGGTCGACAAGGACGTGGCCGAGGCCATCCAGGAGGCGGCGGGCGAGGTCGCCGAGGGGCGCTGGGACGCGCACTTCCCGGTGGACGTCTTCCAGACGGGTTCCGGAACGTCCTCCAACATGAACACCAACGAGGTCATCGCCACGCTCGCGACCGAGCGGCTCGGCAGGGACGTACACCCCAATGACCATGTGAACGCCTCGCAGTCGTCGAACGACGTGTTCCCGTCCTCGATCCACATCGCGGCCACCGCCGCCGTCACGCGGGATCTCGTTCCGGCCCTGGAACACCTCGCCGCCGCCCTGGAGCGGAAGGCCGAGGAGTTCGCGGACGTCGTGAAGTCGGGGCGTACGCATCTCATGGACGCCACGCCGGTGACGCTCGGGCAGGAGTTCGGGGGGTACGCGGCGCAGGTGCGGTACGGCGTCGAGCGCCTCCGGGCCTCGCTGCCCCGGCTCGCCGAACTGCCGCTGGGCGGGACCGCCGTGGGCACCGGGATCAACACGCCGCCCGGATTCTCCGCGGCCGTCATCGCGGAGGTGGCTCGGGCCACCGGGCTGCCGCTCACCGAGGCCCGTGACCACTTCGAGGCGCAGGGCGCGCGGGACGGGATCGTCGAGACGAGCGGGCAGCTTCGGACCATCGCGGTCGGGCTGACGAAGATCGCCAACGATCTGCGGTGGATGGCGTCCGGTCCGCGCACCGGGCTGGCCGAGATCAGCCTGCCCGACCTCCAGCCCGGCTCCTCGATCATGCCCGGCAAGGTGAATCCGGTCATTCCCGAGGCGGTACTGATGGTCGCGGCCCAGGTGATGGGCAACGACGCGACGGTCGCCGTCGCCGGGGCCGCCGGCAACTTCGAGCTGAACGTCATGCTTCCGGTCATCGCGAAGAACGTCCTGGAGTCCGTCCGGCTCCTCACCAACGTCTCGCGCCTGCTCGCCGACCGCACCGTCGACGGGATCGTCGCCCACCGCGAACGGGCCCGCGAGTACGCCGAGTCCTCGCCGTCGGTCGTGACACCGCTCAACAAGTACATCGGCTACGAGGAGGCCGCCAAGGTGGCCAAGAAGGCGCTGGCGGAACGCAGGACGATCCGCCAGGTCGTCCTGGAGTCCGGGTACGTGGAGCGCGGTGACCTCACCCTGGAACAGCTGGACGAGGCGCTCGATGTCCTGAGGATGACGCATCCGTAA
- the fomD gene encoding cytidylyl-2-hydroxypropylphosphonate hydrolase produces the protein MAEGGAVRRVAAGGSTVYWAPGSHILWRYRENAGEQFHICRPVTVVRDDEELLAVWMAPGTECVKPVLADGTPVHGEPLESRYTKARTVQRGRWFGNGVLKLARPGEPWSVWLFWEPGWRFKNWYVNLEAPLARWEGGVDSEDHFLDISVHPDRSWHWLDEDEFAQAQQAGLMDTQLAAQVREAGHCAVEVIRAWGAPFSDGWQHWRPDPAWPVPSLPDDWDRTPAHVSS, from the coding sequence ATGGCAGAGGGTGGAGCGGTGAGGCGAGTGGCGGCGGGCGGGTCGACGGTGTACTGGGCCCCCGGGAGTCACATTCTGTGGCGGTACCGGGAGAACGCCGGTGAGCAGTTCCACATCTGCCGCCCCGTGACCGTCGTACGGGACGACGAGGAACTGCTCGCGGTGTGGATGGCGCCCGGCACGGAGTGTGTGAAGCCCGTGCTCGCCGACGGTACACCGGTGCACGGAGAACCGCTGGAGTCCCGCTACACCAAGGCGCGAACGGTGCAGCGGGGCCGCTGGTTCGGCAACGGAGTGCTGAAGCTGGCGAGGCCCGGCGAGCCCTGGTCGGTGTGGCTGTTCTGGGAACCGGGCTGGCGGTTCAAGAACTGGTACGTGAACCTGGAGGCGCCGCTCGCCCGTTGGGAGGGCGGGGTCGACTCCGAGGATCACTTCCTGGACATCTCCGTGCACCCGGACCGCAGTTGGCACTGGCTCGACGAAGACGAGTTCGCACAGGCGCAACAGGCCGGATTGATGGATACTCAACTGGCCGCACAGGTAAGAGAGGCAGGGCACTGCGCGGTGGAGGTGATCCGTGCCTGGGGCGCGCCGTTCTCGGACGGCTGGCAGCACTGGCGCCCGGATCCCGCCTGGCCGGTTCCTTCCCTGCCGGATGACTGGGACCGTACGCCCGCGCACGTGTCCTCATGA
- a CDS encoding ATP-binding SpoIIE family protein phosphatase: MDSTRVTEHPTSHERRQSGAGRPSTPADPRGALLHTPEPLRAPGALPAQPARTGDAPTGSAPSTPCGQHGSSATQASASTDTPSPSGTGASTPPPASPGPEHSQPSASEPDAHRPRPAPEGIPAQPGMDGDRPSGNSTGTDRRTGQGLPHAGPMPMRRDGDRLRFVGAATRRIARGIDLDEIVMGLCRATVPTFSDAILVYLRDPLPVGDERPTGPLVLRLRRTDRIPEERDTENGFMPALRPEPNELSAMTAELCEVRPGGALAEVLRGVRPVFADAPAARAALPELLGDELIVPTGQRAILAPLRGRRRVIGAALFVRRPERMAFETDDLLVAAQLATHSALGIDKAVLYGREAYIADELQRTMLPETLPRPTGVRLASRYLPAAETARVGGDWYDAIPLPGSRVALVVGDVMGHSMTSAAIMGQLRTTAQTLAGLDLPPQEVLHHLDEQAQRLGTDRMATCLYAVYDPVAHRITIANAGHPPPVLLHLGGRAEVLRVPPGAPIGVGGVDFEAVELDAPAGATLLLYTDGLVESRLRDVWTGIEQLREKLAATAQLTGPDHPPPLEALCDEVLDMLGPGDRDDDIALLAARFDGIAPSDVAYWHLEPEDAAPGRARRLARRALSRWGLEDMSDSVELLVSEVVTNAVRYASRPVTLRLLRTDVLRCEVGDDVPQLPRLRQARATDEGGRGLYLVNKLARRWGATRLSTGKVVWFELNRS; encoded by the coding sequence ATGGATTCGACACGCGTGACGGAGCACCCCACCTCGCACGAGCGCCGCCAGAGCGGCGCCGGCCGGCCCTCCACCCCCGCGGACCCCCGCGGGGCGCTCCTCCATACCCCGGAGCCGCTGCGCGCGCCCGGCGCATTACCCGCACAACCCGCCCGCACCGGCGACGCCCCCACCGGTTCCGCTCCGAGCACGCCCTGCGGCCAGCACGGATCGTCCGCCACGCAGGCGTCGGCGAGTACCGACACGCCGTCGCCTTCGGGCACCGGCGCGTCCACGCCGCCGCCCGCCTCCCCCGGGCCCGAGCACTCCCAGCCCTCGGCCAGCGAGCCCGACGCGCACCGCCCGCGCCCGGCTCCCGAGGGCATCCCGGCCCAGCCGGGCATGGATGGGGACCGGCCGTCCGGGAACTCCACGGGCACGGACCGGCGTACCGGACAGGGGCTGCCGCACGCGGGCCCGATGCCGATGCGGCGTGACGGGGACCGGCTGCGCTTCGTGGGCGCGGCGACCCGGCGGATCGCCCGCGGCATCGACCTGGACGAGATCGTCATGGGTCTGTGCCGGGCCACCGTGCCGACCTTCTCGGACGCGATCCTCGTCTATCTGCGCGACCCGCTGCCGGTCGGCGACGAGCGGCCCACCGGGCCCCTCGTACTGCGGCTGCGGCGCACCGACCGGATCCCCGAGGAACGGGACACCGAGAACGGCTTCATGCCCGCGCTGCGGCCCGAGCCGAACGAACTTTCGGCGATGACGGCCGAGCTGTGCGAGGTGCGCCCCGGCGGCGCCCTCGCCGAGGTGCTGCGCGGCGTGCGCCCGGTCTTCGCGGACGCGCCCGCCGCCCGGGCCGCGCTGCCCGAGCTGCTCGGCGACGAGCTGATCGTGCCCACCGGCCAGCGCGCGATCCTCGCCCCGCTGCGCGGGCGGCGCCGGGTGATCGGCGCGGCGCTGTTCGTGCGCCGCCCCGAGCGGATGGCGTTCGAGACCGACGATCTGCTGGTCGCGGCCCAGCTCGCCACGCACAGCGCGCTCGGCATCGACAAAGCGGTGCTGTACGGCCGCGAGGCGTACATCGCCGACGAGCTGCAGCGCACCATGCTGCCCGAGACACTGCCGCGCCCCACCGGAGTGCGGCTGGCCTCGCGCTATCTGCCGGCCGCGGAGACCGCGCGGGTGGGCGGCGACTGGTACGACGCGATCCCGCTGCCGGGCAGCCGCGTCGCCCTCGTCGTCGGTGACGTCATGGGCCACTCCATGACCTCGGCCGCGATCATGGGCCAGCTGCGCACCACCGCGCAGACCCTCGCCGGGCTCGACCTGCCCCCGCAGGAGGTGCTGCACCACCTGGACGAGCAGGCCCAGCGCCTGGGCACCGACCGCATGGCGACCTGTCTGTACGCCGTCTACGACCCGGTCGCGCACCGGATCACCATCGCCAACGCGGGCCATCCGCCGCCGGTGCTGCTGCACCTGGGCGGCCGGGCCGAGGTGCTGCGGGTGCCGCCGGGCGCCCCCATCGGCGTAGGAGGAGTGGATTTCGAGGCGGTCGAGCTGGACGCGCCCGCCGGGGCGACGCTCCTGCTGTACACGGACGGCCTGGTCGAGTCGCGCCTGAGGGACGTGTGGACCGGCATAGAGCAGCTGCGCGAGAAGCTCGCCGCCACCGCGCAGCTCACCGGCCCGGACCATCCGCCGCCGCTGGAAGCGCTCTGCGACGAGGTGCTGGACATGCTCGGTCCGGGTGACCGGGACGACGACATCGCGCTGCTCGCCGCCCGCTTCGACGGGATCGCGCCGAGCGATGTGGCGTACTGGCACCTGGAGCCGGAGGACGCGGCCCCCGGCCGGGCCCGGCGCCTGGCCCGCCGGGCGCTGTCCCGCTGGGGCCTGGAGGACATGAGCGACTCCGTGGAGCTGCTGGTCAGCGAGGTCGTCACCAACGCCGTGCGCTATGCGTCACGCCCGGTCACCCTCCGTCTGCTGCGTACGGACGTGCTGCGCTGCGAGGTCGGCGACGACGTGCCGCAGCTGCCCAGGCTGCGGCAGGCGCGCGCCACGGACGAGGGCGGGCGTGGCCTCTATCTGGTCAACAAACTGGCCAGACGGTGGGGCGCCACGCGTCTGAGCACCGGAAAGGTGGTCTGGTTCGAGTTGAACCGGAGCTGA